Proteins co-encoded in one Marinobacter qingdaonensis genomic window:
- a CDS encoding methylglyoxal synthase: MAVKSVALVAHDNKKKELVEWASENRTRFAPLTLYATGTTGRLLRDHLGRDDIHCLLSGPLGGDQQIGAKIAEGEIDLLVFFWDPLEPQPHDPDIKALLRIAALWNIPVACNKATAEFILTSAYMTDDRHQSKKPDFSDYTGREVGH; this comes from the coding sequence ATGGCCGTGAAATCCGTTGCGCTGGTGGCGCACGACAACAAGAAAAAGGAGCTCGTCGAATGGGCCTCCGAGAACCGGACCCGCTTCGCGCCCCTGACCCTCTACGCCACGGGCACCACCGGTCGGCTGTTGCGCGACCACCTGGGCCGGGACGACATCCACTGCCTGCTGAGCGGCCCGCTGGGCGGTGACCAGCAAATCGGCGCCAAGATCGCCGAGGGTGAAATCGACCTGCTGGTGTTTTTCTGGGACCCTCTGGAACCTCAGCCCCACGACCCGGACATCAAGGCGCTGCTGCGCATTGCTGCCCTGTGGAACATCCCGGTGGCCTGCAACAAGGCGACCGCAGAATTTATTCTCACCTCCGCGTACATGACCGACGATCGCCATCAGTCGAAAAAACCGGACTTTAGCGACTACACCGGCCGCGAGGTTGGTCATTAA
- a CDS encoding ATP-binding protein has translation MSVSSTVDWTTTPAAVWRRHRSGLRAIRRLDPVQWEALTGIERQQQALARNTERFLAGEPSNNALLWGARGTGKSSVIKALLNRYRDQGLRMIEVDKDDLVNLPEIVDDICDLSFRFVIFCDDLSFDAGETGYKALKSVLEGSLELPPDNVRVYATSNRRHLMPEFMADNLASDMRGGELHPAEAIEEQVSLADRFGLQLSFYAFSQEVYLQAVDALFPDVADREALHRQAIRFATGKGVRNGRTAQQFYRQYAGSELPDR, from the coding sequence ATGTCAGTGAGCAGCACGGTGGACTGGACCACCACCCCAGCCGCCGTCTGGCGGCGTCACCGGTCGGGCCTGCGGGCCATTCGCCGGCTGGATCCGGTGCAGTGGGAGGCCCTGACCGGCATCGAACGCCAGCAGCAGGCCCTGGCCCGCAACACCGAGCGCTTTCTGGCGGGCGAACCTTCCAACAATGCCCTGCTTTGGGGTGCCCGGGGTACTGGCAAATCGTCGGTGATCAAGGCCCTGCTGAACCGCTACCGGGACCAGGGCCTGCGGATGATCGAGGTCGACAAGGACGATCTGGTGAACCTGCCGGAAATCGTCGACGACATCTGCGATCTCAGCTTCCGCTTTGTGATTTTCTGCGACGACCTGTCCTTCGACGCCGGCGAAACCGGCTACAAGGCCCTGAAAAGTGTTCTGGAAGGCTCGCTGGAATTGCCGCCGGACAACGTCCGGGTGTACGCCACCTCCAACCGCCGGCACCTGATGCCGGAATTCATGGCCGACAATCTGGCCAGCGACATGCGCGGCGGGGAACTGCACCCGGCCGAGGCCATTGAGGAGCAGGTGTCTCTGGCGGACCGGTTCGGGCTGCAGCTCTCGTTTTACGCGTTCTCGCAGGAGGTTTACCTGCAGGCGGTGGATGCCCTGTTTCCGGACGTCGCCGACCGGGAGGCGCTGCACCGTCAGGCCATCCGGTTTGCCACCGGCAAGGGCGTGCGCAATGGCCGCACGGCGCAGCAGTTCTATCGCCAGTATGCCGGCAGCGAACTGCCGGACCGGTAA
- a CDS encoding DUF3422 domain-containing protein, whose amino-acid sequence MSVRLELLDIHPLRDDLYNELHSRPFQVLPTPARVTQMAVLTTPEQRQQQFEHLQELHRLLGQPVPEQEVGCFEETFGSLRVRREMHMEFASYTFTNLAAGDDTPFSETGISLLPEGWLEQLTGTVVAAFHLDIRPASADTEGDLAYVRQHFEGMRLVGSRPQEGAARVWGTFQLHSDGFGRFMVMNQHMSDSQLGRLTQRLMEIETYRLMSLLALPVAREITPALNDMDQKLAVITQALADNQDVDEHQLLAQLTNIASRIEAFRAHSTFRFSATRAYHRLVLTRLEELREDELSGHLTITEFMTRRLTPAVKTCEAVSDRLEDLSRRIDRASEMMRTRVELAIQNQNQQLLSSMDRRSKIQLMMQHTVENFSVVAISYYLIGLLKVALDTIHDAGIEFDKSLVLGVAIPVTLLLVFLGVRAIHHRFIRLAKRQ is encoded by the coding sequence GTGAGCGTGCGACTGGAATTGCTCGACATTCACCCGTTACGGGACGACCTCTACAACGAGCTGCACTCGCGCCCGTTCCAGGTGCTGCCCACACCGGCCCGAGTCACCCAGATGGCGGTGCTGACCACCCCGGAGCAGCGGCAGCAGCAGTTTGAGCATTTGCAGGAATTGCATCGGCTGCTGGGCCAGCCGGTGCCGGAGCAGGAAGTGGGGTGTTTTGAGGAGACCTTTGGCAGCCTCCGGGTGCGGCGGGAAATGCACATGGAGTTTGCCAGTTACACCTTCACCAACCTGGCCGCCGGTGATGACACGCCCTTCTCCGAGACCGGCATTTCCCTGCTGCCCGAGGGCTGGTTGGAACAGCTGACCGGTACCGTGGTGGCCGCCTTCCACCTGGACATCCGCCCGGCCAGCGCCGACACCGAAGGCGACCTGGCCTACGTGCGCCAGCACTTTGAAGGCATGCGCCTGGTTGGCAGCCGGCCCCAGGAGGGCGCGGCCCGGGTCTGGGGCACCTTCCAGCTGCACAGCGACGGTTTCGGCCGGTTCATGGTGATGAACCAGCACATGTCCGACAGCCAGCTGGGCCGATTGACCCAGCGCCTAATGGAGATCGAAACCTATCGGCTGATGTCGCTGCTGGCTTTGCCGGTGGCCCGGGAGATCACCCCGGCCCTGAACGACATGGACCAGAAGCTGGCGGTGATCACCCAGGCCCTGGCCGACAACCAGGATGTGGACGAGCACCAGCTGCTGGCCCAGTTGACCAACATCGCCTCCCGCATCGAGGCCTTCCGGGCCCATTCCACCTTCCGGTTCTCTGCCACCCGGGCCTACCACCGATTGGTGCTGACCCGCCTGGAGGAACTGCGGGAAGACGAACTGTCCGGCCATCTGACCATCACCGAGTTCATGACCCGGCGACTGACCCCGGCGGTGAAAACCTGCGAAGCGGTGAGCGATCGCCTGGAGGACCTGTCCAGGCGCATCGACCGGGCCTCGGAGATGATGCGCACCCGGGTGGAGCTGGCGATCCAGAACCAGAACCAGCAGCTGCTCAGCTCCATGGACCGGCGCTCGAAGATTCAGCTGATGATGCAGCACACTGTGGAAAACTTCTCGGTGGTGGCCATCTCCTACTACCTGATCGGGCTGTTGAAGGTGGCCCTGGACACGATCCACGACGCCGGGATCGAGTTCGACAAGTCCCTGGTGCTGGGCGTGGCCATACCGGTCACCCTGCTGCTGGTGTTCCTGGGCGTGCGGGCCATCCACCACCGCTTTATCCGGCTCGCCAAGCGCCAGTAG
- a CDS encoding ATP-binding protein has product MTLKRQLLIASLLMLLIPWAGLQFVLELDDALRQQAREQLSLQAERLADAVGDALIGRAPVTDDQPAIYVEPLNRALNLDGYPDDWPNYEEGEPFQPWQTSTSPTPDAPALSWQAAADGRHLYLLIRIANREPALYDPGNTDAPHDRLQLWLQPGDDALGAPTARQSWLIRATAPGQFYALTGKDFETQDYRVTGSWQSTRNGWQVELQMPAPPTGSRLGFGAFWADGGEHSLSTPQDPMPVLVQPDAALERQLETRLNPGQNVWVREPAGWITAQQTLAARKPTPEFDQLSPLQVAEQISLNALRALVRFYQPDPAPAGQAMHRLDLEAAEGLVRYDDGSIWLRTTEPVFGGRALVLEQSLDQLLTLSGSTLGSVIARSTLIIIGLTLVLLGYASWLSWRITRLQRAVSGSVDEDGRITGTLPAARTNDELGQLQQHFSQMVERLHGYNRYLESFSRRLSHELKTPVAVVRSSLENLSHSSSETERQQYLERASGATDRLRQILNGMSEAARLEQSFDHADKERFDLAEVASQATAAYQALAPGYRIEYAGPEQGCAMTGSPELMVQLLDKLVDNARDFTPEQGLIRVELEPRADTLCLAVFNEGSSLPNTAGTDIFDPFVSLREGREEGHLGQGLLIVRLIADFHGARVEAANGAESSIDGVRFSVIIPTAHS; this is encoded by the coding sequence TTGACGCTCAAGCGCCAGCTGCTGATCGCCAGCCTGCTCATGCTGTTGATTCCCTGGGCCGGCCTCCAGTTCGTGCTGGAACTGGACGATGCTCTTCGTCAGCAGGCCCGGGAGCAGTTGAGCCTGCAGGCCGAACGGCTGGCGGATGCGGTCGGTGATGCGCTCATCGGCCGTGCTCCGGTCACCGACGACCAGCCGGCCATTTACGTGGAGCCCCTGAACCGGGCCCTCAACCTGGACGGCTACCCGGACGACTGGCCCAACTACGAGGAAGGCGAGCCGTTCCAGCCCTGGCAGACCAGCACCAGCCCCACCCCGGACGCGCCGGCCCTGAGCTGGCAGGCCGCCGCCGATGGCCGTCACCTGTATCTGCTGATCCGCATCGCCAATCGGGAACCCGCCCTGTACGACCCCGGGAACACCGACGCCCCCCATGATCGCCTGCAGCTCTGGCTGCAACCCGGTGACGACGCCCTCGGCGCCCCTACGGCCAGACAGTCCTGGCTGATCCGGGCCACGGCACCGGGCCAGTTCTACGCGCTGACCGGAAAAGACTTCGAGACCCAGGACTACCGGGTCACCGGCAGTTGGCAGTCGACGCGCAATGGCTGGCAAGTGGAGCTCCAGATGCCGGCACCGCCCACCGGCAGCCGTCTGGGATTTGGCGCCTTCTGGGCCGATGGCGGCGAGCACAGCCTGAGCACGCCCCAGGACCCGATGCCAGTGCTGGTGCAGCCCGACGCCGCCCTGGAGCGGCAACTGGAGACCCGGCTCAATCCGGGCCAGAACGTCTGGGTGCGGGAGCCGGCGGGCTGGATCACCGCACAGCAGACGCTGGCCGCCCGGAAACCGACCCCGGAATTTGACCAGCTGAGCCCGTTGCAGGTGGCCGAGCAGATCAGCCTCAATGCCCTGCGGGCCCTGGTGCGTTTCTATCAGCCGGACCCGGCACCGGCCGGCCAGGCAATGCACCGACTCGATCTGGAGGCAGCGGAAGGGCTGGTGCGCTATGACGACGGCAGCATCTGGCTGCGCACCACCGAGCCGGTGTTCGGCGGCCGCGCCCTGGTCCTGGAGCAGTCCCTGGACCAGCTGCTGACGCTGTCCGGCTCCACCCTGGGCTCGGTCATTGCCCGCAGCACGTTGATCATCATCGGCCTGACCCTGGTCCTGCTGGGCTACGCCAGCTGGTTATCCTGGCGCATCACCCGGTTGCAGCGGGCGGTCAGTGGCAGCGTCGATGAGGACGGCCGGATTACCGGCACCCTGCCCGCCGCCCGGACCAACGACGAGCTGGGCCAGCTGCAGCAGCACTTCAGCCAGATGGTGGAGCGCCTGCACGGCTACAACCGCTACCTGGAGAGCTTTTCCCGGCGCCTGTCTCACGAGCTGAAAACCCCGGTCGCGGTGGTCCGCTCGTCCCTGGAAAATCTCAGTCACAGCAGCTCGGAGACCGAACGCCAGCAGTACCTGGAACGGGCCTCCGGCGCCACTGACCGGCTGCGGCAGATTCTCAACGGCATGAGCGAAGCCGCGCGCCTGGAGCAGAGCTTCGACCACGCCGACAAGGAACGCTTCGACCTGGCCGAGGTGGCCTCCCAAGCCACCGCCGCTTATCAGGCACTGGCCCCGGGCTACCGCATCGAATACGCCGGGCCCGAGCAGGGCTGTGCCATGACCGGTTCGCCGGAGCTCATGGTGCAGTTGCTCGACAAGCTGGTGGACAACGCCCGGGATTTCACCCCCGAGCAAGGCCTGATTCGGGTCGAGCTGGAACCACGGGCAGACACCCTGTGCCTGGCCGTGTTCAACGAGGGCAGTTCCCTGCCCAATACCGCCGGCACCGACATCTTTGACCCCTTCGTATCCCTGCGGGAAGGCCGGGAGGAAGGCCACCTGGGCCAGGGCCTGCTGATTGTCCGGCTCATTGCCGACTTCCACGGCGCCCGGGTGGAAGCGGCCAACGGGGCCGAAAGCAGCATTGACGGGGTTCGTTTCAGCGTTATCATCCCGACAGCCCATTCTTGA
- the pdsR gene encoding proteobacterial dedicated sortase system response regulator has protein sequence MKKHIVLIEDEPGIRDNYRVAFERRGYRVSAFGDRPSAWQVLRQALPDLAIIDVGLGEEPEGGFALCQDLRGLSQTLPIIFLTARDSDIDSVHGLRLGADDYVTKDMSMEHLQARVTALLRRAEAWAEALQKPDEVLERGRLVLNVDRMTVAWDGQPLDLTVTEFWMLHALVQHPGHVRSRDQLMDAASTVLDDNTVTSHIKRIRRKFIQVDGQFDGIQTAYGMGYRWNAHEV, from the coding sequence ATGAAAAAGCACATTGTTCTGATCGAAGATGAACCGGGCATCCGCGACAACTACCGGGTTGCTTTCGAACGCCGGGGCTACCGGGTATCGGCCTTTGGCGACCGGCCCTCGGCCTGGCAGGTGCTGCGCCAGGCGCTGCCGGACCTGGCCATCATCGACGTCGGGCTGGGGGAGGAGCCTGAAGGCGGGTTCGCCCTGTGCCAGGACTTGCGGGGCCTGTCCCAGACCCTGCCGATCATTTTCCTGACCGCCCGGGACAGCGACATAGATTCGGTCCACGGCCTGCGCCTGGGTGCCGACGACTACGTCACCAAGGACATGAGCATGGAGCACCTGCAGGCCCGGGTCACCGCCCTGCTGCGTCGCGCCGAGGCCTGGGCCGAAGCCCTGCAGAAACCTGACGAGGTGCTGGAACGGGGCCGACTGGTGCTGAACGTGGACCGGATGACCGTGGCCTGGGACGGCCAACCGCTGGACCTGACCGTGACCGAGTTCTGGATGCTGCACGCCCTGGTACAGCACCCCGGTCATGTGCGCAGCCGCGACCAGTTAATGGACGCCGCGAGCACGGTGCTCGACGACAACACGGTGACCTCCCACATCAAGCGCATTCGCCGCAAATTCATTCAGGTGGACGGCCAGTTCGACGGCATCCAGACCGCCTACGGCATGGGCTACCGCTGGAACGCCCATGAGGTGTGA
- a CDS encoding marine proteobacterial sortase target protein produces MMLSTGLLKLRPTISTRQHRRARRFAEGVSLWLAVLLMLFVHPLYAEAASGERAPVDSQPGDTRMVSETAGVLHFVDPSGNWREPAIVLDSEFDIRVSGLIADSRLTRRFQNTSGDWREGVFVFPLPDNASVYGLTMTIGERTIVGKVRPKAEARKTYDQAKRAGKHAARLDQQRPNLFTARVANIPPGETISVDLRYQQPVAYQAGVFELRLPTTLTPRYMPGRPLAERPHQWQGGWALPTTEVLDADAISPFTVRQHEVAANSHRAKVRMTIDAGLPLVRVVSPSHRLQTRLDGQTVQVQPDQDRIPMDRDFVVRWQPLAGQEPSAAVFHQRWQEEDYLMTLIVPGAAESRALARELIFVIDTSGSMAGESIRQARAALQRGLDTLGPDDRFNVIQFNNQAHALFMQPVPANGNNLARARRYVDGLQADGGTEMASALNLALTGANGAGESAAGRVRQVVFITDGAVGNEAALFAQIRRQLADQRLFTVGIGSAPNLHFMREAARWGRGSYTAIQDPSDVGGPLERLFAAMEAPVLTNVQVQWPEQNGSPDALPNRPGDLFQGEPLVQVVRGQAPAGLVRVSGTRSDGQQWQQNLDLQQAAPGQGLNRQWGRQKIDGLLDAARLDGREPDKAEVTRLAVAHGLVSPYTSFVAVDETPVRPASTPLQTEQLPTLLPAGSQAGMLRYPQTATLAPLFTALGLIGLMFALAIGLLHRRARV; encoded by the coding sequence ATGATGCTCTCGACCGGACTGCTCAAACTCAGGCCCACGATTTCCACCCGCCAGCACCGCAGGGCCCGACGCTTCGCCGAGGGCGTCAGCCTCTGGCTGGCGGTGCTGCTGATGCTGTTCGTGCACCCGCTCTACGCCGAGGCCGCTTCGGGCGAACGGGCGCCGGTTGACTCGCAGCCGGGTGACACCCGGATGGTCAGTGAAACGGCCGGAGTGCTGCATTTTGTCGACCCCTCCGGCAACTGGCGGGAGCCGGCTATCGTGCTCGACAGCGAGTTTGATATCCGGGTCAGCGGCCTGATTGCCGACAGCCGGCTGACCCGCCGCTTCCAGAACACCAGCGGCGACTGGCGCGAGGGCGTGTTCGTGTTCCCGCTGCCGGACAACGCCAGCGTCTACGGCCTGACCATGACCATCGGCGAGCGCACGATCGTCGGCAAGGTGCGGCCGAAAGCCGAGGCCCGGAAAACCTACGACCAGGCCAAACGTGCCGGAAAACACGCCGCCCGGCTGGATCAGCAGCGGCCCAACCTGTTCACCGCGCGGGTGGCCAACATACCGCCCGGTGAAACCATCAGCGTGGATCTTCGCTACCAGCAGCCGGTGGCGTATCAGGCCGGGGTGTTCGAGCTTCGCCTGCCGACCACCCTCACGCCTCGCTACATGCCGGGCAGGCCCCTGGCGGAGCGGCCCCACCAATGGCAGGGAGGCTGGGCGCTGCCCACCACCGAGGTGCTTGATGCCGACGCCATCAGCCCGTTCACCGTGCGCCAACATGAGGTGGCGGCCAACAGCCATCGGGCCAAGGTCCGGATGACCATCGACGCGGGCCTGCCCCTGGTCCGGGTGGTGAGCCCGTCCCACCGGCTGCAGACCCGGCTGGATGGCCAGACCGTGCAGGTTCAGCCGGACCAGGACCGGATCCCCATGGACCGGGATTTTGTGGTGCGCTGGCAGCCACTGGCCGGGCAGGAACCCAGCGCCGCCGTGTTTCACCAGCGCTGGCAGGAAGAGGATTACCTGATGACCCTGATCGTGCCGGGCGCGGCCGAGAGCCGGGCGCTGGCCCGGGAGCTGATTTTTGTCATCGATACCTCCGGGTCCATGGCCGGGGAATCCATCCGCCAGGCCAGGGCCGCCCTGCAACGGGGCCTGGATACCCTGGGGCCGGATGACCGGTTCAATGTCATCCAGTTCAACAACCAGGCCCATGCCCTGTTCATGCAGCCGGTGCCGGCCAATGGCAACAACCTGGCCCGGGCCCGGCGCTATGTCGACGGCTTGCAGGCCGACGGCGGCACCGAGATGGCGTCGGCCCTGAATCTGGCGCTGACCGGTGCCAACGGGGCCGGCGAATCCGCGGCCGGCCGGGTGCGTCAGGTGGTGTTCATCACCGACGGCGCGGTCGGCAACGAAGCGGCCCTGTTCGCCCAGATTCGCCGGCAGCTGGCGGACCAGCGGCTGTTCACCGTGGGCATTGGTTCGGCGCCGAACCTGCATTTCATGCGCGAGGCCGCCCGCTGGGGGCGGGGCAGTTACACCGCGATCCAGGATCCGTCCGACGTCGGTGGCCCGCTGGAGCGACTGTTCGCCGCCATGGAGGCCCCGGTCCTGACCAATGTCCAGGTGCAGTGGCCGGAGCAGAACGGAAGCCCGGACGCCCTGCCCAATCGACCCGGGGATCTGTTCCAGGGTGAGCCTCTGGTGCAGGTGGTACGCGGTCAGGCACCGGCGGGCCTGGTGCGGGTGTCCGGCACGCGCTCGGACGGCCAGCAATGGCAGCAGAACCTGGACCTGCAGCAGGCCGCGCCCGGCCAGGGCCTGAATCGGCAATGGGGTCGGCAGAAGATCGACGGTCTGCTGGACGCCGCCCGATTGGATGGCCGTGAGCCGGACAAGGCGGAGGTGACCCGGCTGGCGGTGGCGCACGGGCTGGTGTCGCCTTACACCAGCTTTGTTGCAGTGGATGAAACCCCGGTGCGCCCGGCGTCGACACCGCTGCAGACCGAGCAGCTGCCGACGCTGCTGCCGGCGGGCAGTCAGGCCGGCATGTTGCGCTACCCGCAGACCGCGACCCTGGCGCCGCTGTTTACCGCCCTGGGCCTGATCGGCCTGATGTTCGCCCTGGCCATTGGCCTGCTGCACCGGAGGGCCCGGGTATGA
- a CDS encoding class GN sortase — translation MSRLFLLLLTCSATLLVFGLWIPLKAVLAQELLELAWAESQARQAETRPWPWADTWPVARLTVPELGDSMIVLAGGHGESLAFGPGQVLGGDNGQGPVVIAGHRDTHFEPLRYLQAGSELRLQGRDGRWRRYHVASTRVVDSRSELIDTGRLAEDTLLLVTCYPFDSLDAGGPLRYVVEARTLPQGGNQLEHFDTVAGT, via the coding sequence ATGAGCCGTTTGTTCCTGCTGTTGCTGACCTGTTCCGCCACCCTGCTGGTGTTCGGGCTCTGGATTCCACTCAAGGCCGTGCTGGCCCAGGAACTGCTGGAGCTGGCCTGGGCCGAGAGTCAGGCCCGGCAGGCCGAAACCCGGCCCTGGCCCTGGGCCGACACCTGGCCGGTGGCGCGGTTGACGGTGCCGGAGCTGGGCGACTCGATGATTGTCCTGGCCGGCGGCCATGGCGAGAGCCTGGCGTTCGGTCCGGGCCAGGTGCTGGGCGGGGACAATGGCCAGGGTCCGGTGGTGATCGCCGGCCACCGGGACACCCACTTTGAACCGCTCCGGTATCTGCAGGCCGGCAGTGAGTTGCGTCTGCAGGGGCGGGACGGGCGCTGGCGCCGGTATCACGTGGCAAGCACCCGTGTGGTCGACAGCCGCTCGGAACTCATCGACACCGGCCGGCTGGCCGAGGACACCCTGCTGCTGGTGACCTGCTACCCGTTCGACAGCCTGGATGCCGGTGGCCCGCTGCGCTACGTGGTGGAAGCCCGAACCTTGCCCCAGGGAGGCAACCAACTGGAACATTTTGATACTGTTGCCGGCACCTGA
- a CDS encoding lysophospholipid acyltransferase family protein has translation MGALRKLLAWLSVPVICLFALAFYLARPFNPDNNRLLGAAVARIGRALLGMDRPLEGREHMPTDRPTVVIANHQHNDDLFVMGDLLPPRTVTVGKSSLVWVPFFGQVFWLGGNVILNRARSHKAIAVMQATSEAISRDHKSLWVFPEGTRSRGRGLQKFKKGAFHAAIAAGAPITMVCARQYQDRTLGWTGRREPVAIRILPPIETAGLTTDDIPELMSRCRQQMAEAIAAL, from the coding sequence ATGGGTGCTTTGAGAAAACTGTTGGCCTGGCTGAGTGTGCCGGTGATCTGCCTGTTTGCGTTGGCGTTCTACCTGGCTCGCCCGTTCAATCCGGACAACAACCGCCTGCTGGGCGCAGCCGTAGCCCGTATTGGCCGGGCCCTGCTGGGTATGGACCGTCCGCTGGAGGGGCGCGAGCACATGCCCACCGACCGCCCCACCGTGGTGATCGCCAACCACCAGCACAACGACGACCTGTTCGTGATGGGCGACCTGCTGCCTCCACGCACGGTCACCGTGGGCAAGTCCTCCCTGGTGTGGGTGCCGTTCTTCGGCCAGGTGTTCTGGCTCGGTGGCAACGTCATCCTCAACCGCGCCCGCTCGCACAAGGCCATCGCCGTCATGCAGGCCACCAGCGAGGCCATCAGTCGCGACCACAAGAGTCTGTGGGTGTTTCCCGAAGGGACCCGCAGCCGGGGCCGGGGCCTGCAGAAATTCAAGAAGGGCGCCTTCCACGCCGCCATTGCCGCCGGTGCGCCGATCACCATGGTGTGTGCCCGCCAATACCAGGACCGGACCCTGGGCTGGACCGGTCGCCGCGAGCCGGTGGCCATCCGTATCCTGCCCCCCATTGAGACCGCCGGGCTCACCACCGACGACATTCCCGAGCTCATGAGCCGGTGTCGCCAGCAGATGGCCGAGGCCATCGCCGCTCTCTAG
- a CDS encoding GlsB/YeaQ/YmgE family stress response membrane protein gives MNLILFLIIGGVAGWLAGLIMKGRGFGVLANIGVGIVGSFIGGFVFRLLGLAAQGAVGELVTATVGAVLLLAIVSKIKKA, from the coding sequence ATGAATCTGATTCTGTTTCTGATTATCGGTGGTGTGGCCGGCTGGCTGGCCGGACTGATCATGAAGGGCCGCGGCTTTGGCGTACTGGCCAACATCGGGGTTGGTATTGTCGGCTCGTTCATCGGCGGGTTTGTGTTCCGCCTGCTGGGGCTGGCGGCCCAGGGCGCCGTGGGCGAACTGGTCACGGCCACCGTCGGGGCGGTGCTGTTGCTGGCCATTGTCAGTAAGATCAAAAAGGCCTGA
- a CDS encoding MAPEG family protein produces the protein MIVPVTGVFAAVIGLLLLVLSAHVVRFRLKYKKGMGVTDDRDFEAAVRAQANLVEYAPTALIMLAIAELNGVASGWVYWIGMVLVVGRILHAWGMINSSGGTHWGRFFGIILTWLAILVTALLLFWNVWSVYG, from the coding sequence ATGATCGTACCCGTCACTGGAGTCTTTGCCGCGGTTATTGGCCTGCTGTTGCTTGTGCTGTCGGCCCACGTCGTCAGGTTTCGCCTGAAGTACAAAAAAGGCATGGGGGTGACCGACGACCGCGATTTTGAAGCGGCGGTCCGGGCCCAGGCCAACCTGGTGGAGTACGCGCCCACTGCCCTGATCATGCTGGCCATCGCCGAGCTCAACGGTGTCGCCAGCGGCTGGGTGTACTGGATCGGCATGGTGCTGGTGGTCGGCCGCATCCTGCACGCCTGGGGCATGATCAACAGCAGTGGCGGCACCCACTGGGGGCGCTTTTTTGGCATTATCCTGACCTGGCTGGCAATCCTGGTAACGGCGTTACTGCTGTTCTGGAACGTCTGGTCGGTGTACGGCTGA
- a CDS encoding OmpA family protein translates to MTVLVLDNPELIAKAALASGFTAAALADDIRRPHRMKFHYGFNKHALDAADVAMLKQHAAYLRQHPTASVRIHGHSDNFGAEDYNQFLSRLRANAVARLLEQEGVPASRLMLSAWGSTRPLATLDDHAANRRVELEYLSHQVPQALQG, encoded by the coding sequence ATGACCGTACTCGTTTTGGACAACCCGGAACTCATTGCCAAGGCCGCCCTGGCATCCGGCTTCACCGCCGCAGCCCTGGCCGACGACATCCGCCGACCGCACCGGATGAAATTTCATTACGGCTTCAACAAGCATGCGCTGGACGCCGCCGATGTCGCCATGCTCAAACAGCACGCCGCCTATCTGCGCCAGCATCCCACCGCCAGCGTTCGTATCCACGGCCACTCGGACAACTTCGGCGCCGAAGACTACAACCAGTTCCTGTCCCGCCTGCGGGCCAACGCCGTGGCCCGGTTACTGGAACAGGAGGGCGTGCCGGCGTCCCGACTGATGCTGAGCGCCTGGGGTTCAACCCGGCCCCTGGCCACCCTGGACGACCACGCCGCCAACCGGCGGGTTGAGCTGGAATACCTGTCGCACCAGGTACCCCAGGCGTTGCAGGGGTAA